The nucleotide sequence TTGACTTCTTCCTCAGATGAAGGAACTTCAGCCGCATCTTTTGGGCGCTAAagctaaaaacctttttaaaggtttatgttggaacagaaggagagaaaatgaaaatgctgcaGATGGATGAAGGTCTGATGGTGGAAAAACGTCATGGAGCCGCAGTGGGACAGGAAGGCAGAATATTCCTGCTCTGCTCAGCAAGGTTGAGGTGGGGCCGCCTCCCCGCAAGACTTTTAACCAGGTTTAATTTGTCTCctcgttctcctcctcctcaccctTCCTCTCCAAACCCACTCACTGGTGCTCTCAAACCTTCTCCCTCCTCTTTCACCGCTCCCactttctcctccctcctcttcctcctccggCAGGCCGGGTCGGAGATGGCCATTTCCGGGAAGGCGGTGGGTCTGTACTTTgaggagaagctgcaggagatgTTCCCGGGCCAGAACTTCCCCGAAACTCCAGAAGCCGAGCCCCCGGATGAGAAGGAGCGGGAGGAGGAGACGGAGGACTCGGAGGACGACTTCATACAGCCCCGACGCAAGCGGTTGAAAACGGACGAGAAGGTGGTCCACATCAAATAGTGACTGAACCAGGAGTGAAGACCGTCTTCCCGCCTCCCTCACTCCCGTTTCttcaggaagaggaggagagctcCTCACAAACAGCGGTTCATCCTACGGTTGCCTTTGGAAGAACTCCCATCTACAACATTGTACAGACGATGAAGCTGGACTGGTTTTGCAGTAGTGGactttgggttgtttttcttATCCCTTTGTAGATTCATGTGATTCTTTTCCCTCAATCCCGTGTTCTGTTTGCTGTATCATACGCTTTGAGATGACTGTGGAGATGTTCTGTAAATAAGAGACGGCCCCTCTGAAGATATTCTACGCTATGGATGTTTTAGTGCGTCGTCAATAAAACTTGTTGAGATATATGGCAGTCGGTTCAGATGTCAGCATGCTGTTCCCGTCTTTGGTGGATCCAGAGGAGCTGAAGATGCTCCGTGAAGGACGGCCCGGTTCCCTTCAGCCGTAGACCCGTCACATCCGGACCGCCTGCAGAAAGGAGCTCTGATTCTGCTGGGCTGACACAAACTTtggggtttttgttgttttcgcTGACATCAGCATGATGAGTCGGCTGATTTTCTGCTGACCTGAAGATCTTTTGAAGAAAATGCTGAAATCCTTCCTGGACTTTGTCTCTGCCGCTCCTCTGGTTCTGCTCggttttattgcatttgtgtCCAAATGTCTGCAAACTTCACAGGAACTGACGGACGTTTGGCTCCGGGTAAAGTTGACCCGTTTAGCGTCTTTGATCTGAACGTTTGAGGAACCTCAGCGACTGTTTCTCAGAACTGATCACAGTTGTTTTACAGACGAAGGCGAGTTTAGCGAAGCCTCTTGAAATGTGAAGCGTGTGTGTGAAAGGATTTGTTCCACGAAAGCGCTTCCACTGCAAAACTTTAATAATTCCAGTATGACCTGATTCAAATGTttaatgacaacaaaaacatttaaaaatcatgAAAGgcgtcatttttttctaaaacattaaagaaaatacGATTTTTAAATGGCAGAacgctcttattttgaaagtcccGTTTGTTTTAAAGGACTGTCACATGAGCCTCGTCACGTGTCAGAGGATCGACCAATCAGCTCTCAGCAGCTCCGGGCTCTTTCCTCCGTGAGGTTGACGGCAGATTCCGTCGTTTTTTCGGCGACTTTCAGGTAAGAAAGGccaaagtacttttttttctttcttttttgttcaatttggAGACATTTCCTTACAAAcgtttccttaaaaaaattgtCGGGAATTGTCGGTGAGGCTCTTCGTCTGCGCTCGCGCCACAACAGCTGCTGTTCACCTGTCTTTGTTTCTAAgctttaatttgactttttgtaaAACTCGAACTGCCGAGACAAAAATACGGAAAGAAAcgtgatgtttgtttgtttggatgtAAGAATCTTCGCAAACATCGTTGTTGGAGCCATTTTTACGTCATAAATTCGCCACATTGGAATTTTTTCCCATGGAAAGTGTCTTTCTGTTTCCAGCTgacgtggatttttgtgtttatttcctCTTCTGTTCCCTTTGCGGGTCTGTGTAGGTATTTTGAAGTGATCACGTGATCAGAAGACCTCTGTTCTGTGGATTAGGACCTGATGCTCTGCGGCCTCAGGTCTGTAACTGATCTGCTCCTCAGGACCGTCTCCTCCAGCGGAACATGGCCACAGACGGGGTCCTCGCTCGTGGGACCCTGGGGTGGACCTCCGGGGGAAACTTCACCTCCTTGTGTCCCAATGGAACCAAATGGGTTTGGGACGGGCTCGGGGAGTGTGCCCAGGATGGGCGGGACATGGCCAGCGTCTACCTGGGGCTGCTGTCCATCGTCTGCTTCATGGTGTCCTCCCTCCCGTAAGTGTCGCGTCCAGGGGCCGCGTGAGGAGCCGTCAGGGGCCCATGTCTGTCCTCCTCCCTCTGCAGGCAGTACTGGAACTCGTGGAAGAAGGGGAACATGGACAGCGCGCTGTCCGTGTGGTTTCTGCTGCTCTGGCTGGCAGGAGACTCCTGCAACCTGGTGGGCTCGTTTCTGGCAGACCAGCTTCCCCTTCAGGTGACCGACTGAGCAGAGGACGAGCGTCTTCCTGCCGCTCTGTTAGGATTTAGGAACGCTCCCCTTTGAGCTGCAAAGTGTTGAgagcagtaaaagaaaagtcctaaaatgtgaatgaatccAGATGAAGCTGGTTGTGAATGTTCTCTGAGGAGCCGTGGTTTTGGGTCCTCGTTGATCCGTCTGGTCTTGTTGGTCCTTCTGGTTCAGACCTACACAGCTGTTTACTACGTTCTGGCGGACCTGCTGATGCTCACCATGTACACCTACTACAAGCTGAGGAaccgcagagcagcaggtgagtcCGTTAGCCCAGACGGGACGTTTTGGCCCGCTCCACcagaaaattactttaaagGCCTTCAGGTTTCTCGCCGTGGTGACCTCGTAACCTTTAAACTAGGTTTGCACCGTCCTcatcaagcaaccactttctaGGAAAACTCTTCGTAAACACGCGTCAATGTGTGcgtttgcatgtttttacaaccattttcaggctctacggcCAAAACGAGCGGCCATTGAACGCGCCTTAAAGTTAGACGTAtggacgtatggatggcgtccttttgaATTCAAGTGCCaacatttgaaaatagatcatggaggagaaagtaATGTTCTCACTTCGAGTCGCTCATGCGGTTTGGCAGACATTTTTACGCCTGATGCCCTTCCGGACACAATCCTGTGTTTTATCCGGGCCGGGGACGGGCACagggtccctgattggtcaaagtccaGCCTGGTTTCGACACCTGCTCAATGGCCGTGCGTTTTGTACGCACAGGTGGTAGAAACCTGCGCAGCGACGCGTGACCGTGAGAGTATTGAACACGGCGGCCTCAAACGCGCTTGTACGCGTTCACGTGGGCTTTCCGTTGGTCGCTTGAACGTGCGTTTCTGAGTGCGGTGTGAACGTCACTGAAAACCACAGTGTTTCTGAAAGAACAAGGTTTCAGCGGCTGACTCCGGCTCAGAAAGACGTCCTGGGCGGAATCGAACGTTTGGGTTTGACGCTGGACCTTGCTGTGTCCTCAGGTAGGACGGCTTTGAACGCGGTGGGCGTGTCCTGCATCCTGGGCCTCTCTGCCAGCCTCACCCGTCTTCCTGGACTGAGCCCCCAGCCGGAGATGAGTCCTTCCGGGTTCAGAAGTCGCTCGCTGCTGTCGACGGCCGACGCGGGCGCCATCGCCGTGAGCCAACCGGCCGCCTCCTGCAGGTCTGAGGGGGAGGAGCCGCCTCGGTTTGTTGACACGTTTCGCTTTTCCTCTGGCAGGCTTTCACCACTAAGGAGATAGTGGGTTTCTCCATCGGGTCGCTGTCCTCCGTCCTCTACCTCTGCTCCAGACTCCCACAGATGTACACCAATGTGAGTAGGACGCGGCGTGGGAGGGGGTGTGGCCTCCTGCTCACTTGTGAAGCTGCATGAGAAACATCTGTTTTATGATTAATgttagttaaaaaaagaggCTTGTAGATAAATTCATCAATAGATGATTGATCGGTTTGTCTTTAACCACGAAAGCCTAAAGTTTGTAAGATCCAACATTTTCATGTCAACCAACTAAAGGAGGAAAGAAATACTGAAATGGATCATTTTTCCGGTTTTTAACCGAAGCTCATGTGTTCCACCAGAGTTCAGGCTTTGGGGGTTAAATGTCACCTGGAGAATTGAAACATGCCAGTGTGACTCAACGCTCCAGGTTTTTTACAACCCCCCCGTCTGCTCCTCACAGTTCAGGAGGAAGTCCACGGAGGGCGTGTCCTACTTCCTCTTCGCTCTGGTCATCCTGGGAAACGCCACGTACGGACTCAGCGTACTGCTGAAGAACCCGGACCAGAGTCAGGGGGAGAGGAGCTACCTGGTCCACCACCTGCCCTGGCTCATCGGCAGCCTGGGAACCCTCAGCCTGGACCTCATCGTATCCTTCAGAGCtgctggggggggtgggggctccTCCTTCTGAGGCGCCAGCAGACAGATGAACCGCCTGTCCCGGCTTTCCTAAACTTTGGGGTTCAGATATCCATACAGTTCCTGATTTATCGGAACCCTCCGGACCAGAACCCGAGCCTCCACCAGGAAGAGTCGGCGCCGCTGATCGGCTGAAGCTTGACGGACTGGAGTTCAGACTCTCCTCCTCCTAaaatctgatctgatctgagtTTTTTCTTGAAGGTGAATCCTGATCCTGTTTGTTTACAGCAGATCCTAAATCtgcccccccctctccagccGTTTGGGTTTCTGTCCTTCATGAAGGACGCAGCAGTTTCTCAGCTGGAGGCTCCTCTGATGGAGCCGTTGGTGCCGTCAGACCCGGGTTCTGCGGGTTCTGATGTTTGGCTTCATGCGGGGGTCCGGCCAGAATCTCTAAAGGGTGGATCTCATTTTCCTCCATGAGTGTTCTGGTTCCGAAGGTCACGGTTCTACTCCGTTTGCACAAAAGCACTAAAGACTTTCAGAGGAGTTGGACGGTTTTCAGTTTCCTGTAAAGATTAAAGACCTGACTCCGCCTCCTCGCCTCTTTCTGTTCTGCTTTTTCTGTCGTtcctgtgatgaagaggagctcTTCCTCAGTCCCGCAGAGGTCGGGGTCTGCCCCCatgttgacccccccccccccccccccccccgacatgaacctcctctttgacCTGCTCCTGGGGGGCCCTGACAGCCGTTTTTCTTCATTAGCACAGCATCTTTGGCCTCTCAtggcccccccccctctacAGGAAACACACATTTCCCTTCCCTacaccctgtgtgtgtgtgtttggggggggggcttgctGTTGTGAAACAGTGGCAGAGAGATTGAGGAGTTAGCGGGACGATCCATCACCGGGACGGACTGGAGGCTGTTTATAAACACGGCATGCTGGGAATTTCCTAATGAGATGCTCGGGGGCAGGGGGGGGTGCACACAGGCGCCATGCGGCGGCGTGTTTTCGATGTGTTTGCAGTCAACATGACAAAGCGGCCCCGCTTTGTGtgtttggggaggggggggttcaGCTCCCATAGAGGATGTGAGGAACAAACCTGAAGGAAGGAGCGCGATGCtacaaaccttcaaaataaaagcccctgCAGCTTCAGTGAAAGCCGCAGACATGCTTCCTGTGAGAGGAAAAAGAATCCAGAGCTTCTGCTACCAGATAAGAACATGAGCTGATCACAGGCAGGAGGGGGTCCTCCCTGGATTTATGAAGTGCTGAACCTCTGAGGGGCTCAGGACGAATGAGCTGAGGGCTGAAACCAGCCACCCTCGTTCAGTGCTCGTGTCAGGAACCACGTTTCCATGACGACGTCAGCGCACGTTCACAGGAATCGCTTCTGCTGAGCGGTCAGCAGTTTTTGGAGTTCGGCTCTTCCTCTCCCCGCCGCCCGTCTCCCATGTGGTGAGCCCCCACAGCGAGGGAAACGTCCAGAAGATCCATGGTGACATTTGCACGCGCTCAGACGAGACCGCCATCCTTTCCGTGCTCACTTCCTGTTGTCCTTTTGCTGGTCGCATGTCAGAGAGGGTTAGTATGACGGTTCATCGGCGGTGTGAAGCTCCTCTGACCCAACAGAACATTTCATCTCCATGGAAAGAAACCCATCAAACTTCACTGCTTTCCTAAAATTCCCTGCTGCAGCATTACTTCCTGAGATTACTTCCTGTCCAATAGTAATCCCTTTTCATTTAGTCTGTATTTGTGGAACATCTAAACGGCTCCCTGGGATCTGGAGACTGTTAAAGACGAGTACCAGAAGAGAGGGAACACTGAAGTTGCTGCAAAAGGTGAGATGTTACTGTAATAGATTACTTTTGTAATGCATTACTTCCAGCTGTGGTGGAGTAACAGACGCAGATTAAAAGAGAATAAACATGCAACAAATGATCATCAGCTGGAAAGACAAACCCGAGTCCTCCATGACGATGAAGTTAGAGCTCGCTGTCGCAGGATGTGATGAACGTTTTAGTTTTGGTTGAGATGAGGAGgtcaaagctttggagctctgcAGGGTGCGGAGAAATCCCAGCACCACCCCAGAGTCAGGCGGACACGATTATgggatggacagacagacgaGTGCAGACTGTTGATCCCAACCGACTGTTTCATCCGAGCCTGTGAGAAAAGCCAAACGGCCATCAGCAGTAAGTTTTCTAGAAATAACAAACAGGTcacaggttctgcaggttctggtcGTAATGCTCATCACAGAAACAACTGAGAGACGGAACAAGGAACCCAGGAACCGGAGCGAATTGGAACGTCACCACTTTGGCCCAAACGCTGGCGGTGGCTCCACAGCGCCGGCCGTCAACAATGTGGGGTCGTTCCCTGAGACTCTTTGATACATGGGGGGGCTAGGTGGGAACCGGACCAGCAACCTTcagatcagaggttgaccgctccaCCACTGTCCCGCCATCATCATTGCCCAATTCTCAAAGATTCCGTTattacagcagagcagaaaacaaGTATTCAGTCAATAGCAAATGTTCACCTGAACGTAACGTGACCCTGGTTGCagtgacagaggtcaaaggtcacctgc is from Oryzias latipes chromosome 7, ASM223467v1 and encodes:
- the pqlc2 gene encoding lysosomal amino acid transporter 1 homolog encodes the protein MATDGVLARGTLGWTSGGNFTSLCPNGTKWVWDGLGECAQDGRDMASVYLGLLSIVCFMVSSLPQYWNSWKKGNMDSALSVWFLLLWLAGDSCNLVGSFLADQLPLQTYTAVYYVLADLLMLTMYTYYKLRNRRAAGRTALNAVGVSCILGLSASLTRLPGLSPQPEMSPSGFRSRSLLSTADAGAIAAFTTKEIVGFSIGSLSSVLYLCSRLPQMYTNFRRKSTEGVSYFLFALVILGNATYGLSVLLKNPDQSQGERSYLVHHLPWLIGSLGTLSLDLIISIQFLIYRNPPDQNPSLHQEESAPLIG